The Fusarium falciforme chromosome 7, complete sequence genome window below encodes:
- a CDS encoding ABM domain-containing protein has product MASNHGISLHVTVYVDPENVSKFLEHFKPVYDKVVAEPECTFFEVYQSSEDPGTLHWVENWNQTTDWLLNVQILKDYYKEYFAATEPMFVKPREFKVYNRLGSPYYTAKER; this is encoded by the exons ATGGCATCCAACCATGGTATCAGCCTTCACGTCACCGTCTACGTCGACCCCGAGAACGTGTCCAAGTTCTTGGAGCACTTCAAGCCAGTCTACGACAAGGTAGTCGCAGAGCCTGAATGCACCTTTTTTGAAGTTTACCAATCGTCTGAAGATCCAGGTACCCTTCACTGGGTTGAGAACTG GAACCAGACAACTGATTGGCTGTTAAAT GTCCAGATCCTCAAAGATTATTACAAGGAGTACTTTGCTGCCACGGAACCCATGTTTGTCAAGCCACGGGAGTTCAAGGTCTACAACCGTCTTGGATCTCCGTACTATACAGCTAAGGAGAGATGA
- a CDS encoding HET domain-containing protein → MPLIYREGVNAFRWLLSEILKNHSDYTFLLWTTATSYLDLDDSLAPAAIKPELFPRHGFSTWNGETCEYGEIEFAVDLPGRLSEQLAWRNPPQLTSRGLQVEMLVHQNPDAFLKDEDDEPVLDSNMLLVFTERMYRDKLVCIALQRDHWNDRFTTF, encoded by the coding sequence ATGCCTTTGATTTATAGAGAAGGGGTGAATGCTTTCCGATGGCTCCTAAGCGAAATTTTGAAAAACCATAGCGACTACACCTTTCTACTCTGGACGACTGCAACATCTtaccttgatcttgatgacAGCCTCGCACCAGCAGCGATCAAGCCTGAATTGTTTCCAAGACACGGCTTCTCAACGTGGAACGGCGAAACGTGCGAATACGGAGAAATTGAATTCGCTGTCGACTTGCCGGGCCGTTTGTCTGAGCAACTGGCTTGGAGGAACCCCCCTCAACTGACAAGCCGCGGACTGCAGGTGGAGATGCTTGTTCACCAGAACCCTGACGCATTCCtgaaggacgaggacgatgaacCCGTGCTCGATAGCAACATGTTGCTCGTCTTCACTGAACGTATGTACCGAGACAAGCTCGTGTGCATCGCACTGCAAAGGGACCACTGGAACGACCGTTTCACGACGTTCTAG